In the Pocillopora verrucosa isolate sample1 chromosome 4, ASM3666991v2, whole genome shotgun sequence genome, GAATATATTGTTAAATCAATCGGCAGAGTAAAGTGCAATACGCGTGGTGAACAACTTTGGTAACATTTTGGACtgttaaagttttgaaaatttaagtttttctgTATAGTCAGCACCATACAATAAGTATACTGTTTGTGAGTATCGATTAATTTATATTTGAGTGGCGTCAATGATAACAATTCACAATAATCGagaaagcattttaaaaatgGTTGCGAGCCAATAAATTTCGCTCACTTTTGCGGTATTAAGCGCATGCTCTCGTCTGTTATTTAGAACAGGAGAGGAGATGAAAACAACCTAAGCGAACGTTTTTAATGAAAGCAGATAGGTCTGAGCGGTCGCGGAATTGCAACAAAAAGGCCTAAAGGCAACAAAAAGCCAAAAGGTTTATGGATCACCGATCATGGAGATACTGATCATTGATCatggaaaactgaaaactttttttagtgAGGCGATACACACAAGAAGTACAGTCTATAGCGCATTGTACATCGCTATCAGCGACTTAGAGCCAAAGACTAGCTGTTAACTGTCAACCTTTTAGTATTCCTTAAGgtcaatttcctttttttcttctgctaGAACCCACTACTCAATCTCCGAAGCAAATGCTTGCACAGGTATTGGAAAACTCCGATAAGGTAACAAAGATAACGACTAAGAGGACAACCTTGATAAGGGGAACTATGACTGAGAACGAGCAAATGTGGATGACAAATTCACTGAAGAAAGTAGCAACGAGAAATCCAGTTCTACCAACGAAAGCTGAGGAAAGTACAACTGAAGTAACATCTCTAAAAAAGGATGCACGCTATACAACAGAAAATCAAGGAAAGGCTACTATTGTGGAAAGTTCTTCGGCATTGACCACTGAAATAGACTTAAGGGTGTCTACAACTGCGACGGGATCAACAACAAGACAAACAACAAGCTTACTTTCCTCTATGGTGACAGGAACACTATCAACAGgtataggaaaagaaaaacttgaaaaacgCTTGTCAACAGCTGCTCCATTAGTTGATAATAAGTCGAGCAAGAGAAACGAAACGAAGAATGGCAGGGACACAGTACCGACAAACACAGTCAGTTCACGTTGGAATATTTCAACGCCAGTAATGTCTACGGCAAAACCAGGTATGTTCATTTAGCATAGTCACGAGGGCAGGGTAGGGCTGATAAGGGAAAAGGGATATTATTCATTCCGTCGGACAAATAAGCGCTTTGCCTATTGCTAAGAAATCTGCAAAAAAAgagatgtaattatttttcatcagGAAAAACGTGGCTGGTTCCTTATTATATATCAAGATATCTCAACCGTTGACAGTAATTGGAGCTCTGGAAGAATCCACAATGAGACGAAATGGGTTATCATAAGTGtatctaaaataaaataaacaagacagaaaaaatcGCAGAAGTAGACAAGCTAGTTAGGTATTTATAAGCGtggcctttgaaaaattttgctcTCGAATGAGACTCAATCGTTTATACGTTTTGTTGCCATTCtcgtgtgttttgttttgtaggCGTTTGTGGAGGTGTGCTGATGTCTGTCAAGGGCCAGTTGATGTCACCAGGATACCCAATAGGGTATCCCTCCAACACAACATGTATATGGTCCATCATCTTACCAAGTGATTACCACCTCatcagttttactttccataaAGTGTACTTAGAGGAGGACAGAAACTGCGTGTAAGTGGCTTTCTCagatttttttggaaacttgttgctgttgttgcttgTTGATCGTCTGCTAGTAGCTGCAACCTTTGTGCTCAAGACTGTTCGGAGTGCTTTTTCCCAGCCTTGAGCTGTCCGCGTCTATTCAAATTCACTCATATTCAAATCAATGTCAAGGATAGGCGTAAGATTTCTACCATACACTCAGCACGATGTGTTGTTTGTCAATGTCTAAAGTGCTGGCTAAAGTGCTGGccataaaattaatttcatgttgTAACCTTTGAGATCATCAGATGGCCGATAGAGCAGAGTGGCCTCTCCTGATGAATATCAGGGTGTAGTCATGCCGCTCAGTATGTTTCAGCAACACTGGACCTGCAATTAAAACATGTTAAGACATTGCTTCGCAGAACCATGTTCTAAAGCGATTTCAATTTAGCAAAACGTCATCCTAATATTTATGCTATGGGCGATGAAGAGTTGTAGCTAAGAATAAAAAGACATTGTTCTTTTCGACGACCCACCTACCTAAAAATCTCGAGGTCCATCGATTGTTTAAAACCAGGGCACAAATAAGACTATAACTAGCTCGCTGTCTTTAAAAGTCTTCTGAGACTATGTCATGAAAGCTAAATGTTAACACCTATCTTTGAGGAGCACAGATACTTTTTGAACCGAAAATCTTTAGTCATTGTGCTTTTTGCACCGATTTTCCTGGTTTGTGAACTTTTTTTATGGCCTAGGTCGTAAAGGGAGACCAAAGCAATTTTACTCATAACTGGTTTTTAGAAAGCAcatatctatttatttaattaggacaatatatttgttttcagaTATGACTATATTGCTGTGTGCGACATGTTGGGCAATGAAGTGGGTCAGCGGTATTGTGGGTCCATCACGTCTCCTATCCTAAAACACGTCAAAGGCAACATGGCCACAGTTGTTTTCCGTTCAGATTCTGCAAACAGCAAGAAGGGATTTATCTTGTCTTATAAAGGTCGGAAATGCCATAACCCATCGGTTGTGGATGAGTGAAAGATACCTTTAGTATAAGGCATGTAAAAAGCAAATCCAGCTTTGTAGTTAAGAGCCTTCTACTAATTACCTGGTTAGAAAGAACGTTCAAAAAAGTTCACCTGAAGCCACGTAGGAGTTGTAGGTGAAGTCCGTTTGACATAAATTGCGCAATTTGTCGAGTATTTCGGAAATTTTGATTCCCATAAACCCCTTGAAATTGTTCTCTAAAATGTTCACAAAGTAACAAAACCGGCAGTTTTTAGATAGCAGTAACTGAAAACCTTTCTCAAAGATTTTCATCGcatttttttataaacattACACAgtaataaacattttatcaacAATTCCGTGTGTGCTTGTATCGGAGGAAGATCAAGAGCGTTAAAAGACAATGAGAGTGAGTGAGACAGTGACAGAGACAGTCACAATGAAGTGTCAGTGACACAAACAGTACCAGTGAATGAAAAAGACACTGACCGTGACAGggacagtgacagtgacacgGTCAATGATggtgataatgaaaatgaagtGGGAGTGACAGAGAAAGTGAATGCGATAGAGACAGTGACATTGACATTCAGAGGGACAGTGACAGTGTTAGAAACAGTGACACTGACAGTGTAAGTGACAGAGACAGTGACAATGACAGAGACAATGGCAGTGAGGGAGTACGACAACGACAACAGAAACAGTTTCGAAGCCAGTGACACAGACAGTGTCACAAATGCGacaaatcagaggcaatgtgccattttttttcccgaaaggtgactatcctgtttctgtcgtccAGGCAGGCCACCACCGCTCCCTAGGAATTGATAGACAATCAGCACAACAAACAGCACATTGGAAACTACAAatcgcattccattcactttcacatttcaccctcacaactACGCAATTAAAtatatcattcttaaaaacttttaattactacaaaatgattcagagactggtacatTCTTTTCGCAACTTCCACTTATgtcattcaaacgtgacaaaatcATAGGCAACTCTGTGGTCAGAGGTAATGACCTgcctggaactttcaaatgcgccTGCGCATGATGCAGAtctgtcctttcattcataaggTGGAGGAAATGTCGGGACCTGAGAGATCCATCAAGATTAATGATCGATCCGTCAATGTCAtctactgcataacttgcacttctTGCCAAAAGCTATACATTgttgaaacaggaagacgactgggtgaccgattccgagaacaaaaatgtatttttcctaaatttatctttcaaatcgacactcttaatccccacgttatcaacgaacgcttttcattcaactagtTTATTCTTGTCTTTCTCGTTACctgttcccaccaatagcgtagttCCATTTTCTGCAcgtaaacacacacacaacccacaattcctccatttgctctgacgaagggctgacacttagaacgtcagctttgaaactcttcaaggtggccaatttacgttatcaactcatttgataataccaTATTACCTAGTGACAGAAACAGTTACACTGACACTGCCAGTGATAGCAAGTGACATTGtaagtgacagtgacagtgacagtggcAATGTGAGTGACAGAAAAAGCGACAGTGATTGTGACAGGCAGTGACACTGACAGACTCAGTGACAGTAACAGAGAAGGTAACATAGAcagtgagagtgaatgaaacGCTGCCAAAGCCAGTGACAGAGACGGTGACGGTGACGATGACGATAACGGTGAAAATGAGAATGACATAAACAGTGACTGATGCAATAATGgtgagagtgaaaaaaaattgtgaaagagAAAGTGACCGTAGAAGTGGAATTCAGAGTGCCCATACCACTGAGTGAAATAACGACAAAGAAAGCTAGAGTAAATATGAGAGACACAATGACCttgtgacagtgacagtgagaGTGACAGAAACAGAAACATAAATAATGAGAGTGACagatatatattttctttcatttttcttaacggtaataaaatcatttatttattctaTAATTCTGTAAGCAGTAGCATTAGTCAATGGGAAGCATTCAATAATGAGCAGACTGCTGAAACAATTACTGAAAGGATTCACAAACTTCAACCAACCTGTGAGCAAACAAACTGAATGTTATTACGACACGTTGTGCATGACAATTGGTGGTCACGCTTCAAAATGGGCACCACGTCAAAAACTTACTTATGCAGGTAATATTGCTATTCGCAATTAGAAACCGACCTTACTTTAAACATACCTAACATGGAAAACATACTTTATAACTTTGGATATGAAATGACCAGACTGGGTAcgactgggtacaaaatgacCGTGGTCATGAGACGACCCTTGGTACAAAACGACTGGTAACCAAGACATAAGAGTGACAGAGACAAAGAATGGACAGTGACAGTGTTAGAGGCCGAGACAGTGGCAGTCGTAGTAACAGTGATATACCATACCCTCTGCACAGTGTGTCATTTGCTGGTATCTGTagtgctggaaaaaaaaggaatttcatgACACAACCCTTAAGACTGTCAGCGGTATGGCTGACAGAACTGACGTCCTGGGAAGAGTGGCCACTCCTAAACATCAGCGTATGGTCGTACCGCTCAATTCGTTACGTTGCAGGCTTTCCATTAAAACAATTAAGCCATTGCTTGGCAGAACCATGTCAGTCTAATCTGATTTCAATTTAGCAAAACGTCATGCTTATTTTTATGGTGGGTGCTGTGATAAGTTATAGCTTAGATTGAATTGTTTAACACAGGGGCTCAAATAAGACTATAACTGAACCACTGTTCCTAAAAGTTGGCTTATCAAGTCATGCAAGCTAAGTGTTAACCTGTCGTGAGGAGCACAATTACTTTTGGAACCGAGAATCCTTAGTTATTGTGCTGTACTTTTGTACCACAAGCAGTTATACTCGTAACTGGTTTTTGGTAAGCACGTATCAATTTTCGCTATGACTACATTGCTGAGTGTGATACGTTGGGACTATGAAGGCACCGGTTTTGCGGTGCCATCACGTCTCCTATCGTGAAACATATCAAAGGGTATGGGGCCATGGTTGTTTTCTCTTCAATTCCCGACAACAGCAAGAGGGGATTCGTCTTGTCTTATAGAGGTCGTAAATGCCATAACCCATTGAAGTGGATTAGTGAAAGATATTGTTAGTATGGGGCAGGTAGAaattaaattcagttttgtAGCTGAGCTTTTCATTAATTACCAAGTTTGAAATAATGTCCAAGAAAGTTCACTTTAGGCCATTTAGGAGTCGTAGGTGAAGTTTGTTTGACACAAACTATGCAATCTGTTAagtattttggaaattttgattCCTAAATGCTTGGAATTGTCCTCCAGGATgtccacaaaatggaaaaacagcCATTTAAGATAGCAAAAATTAAGAACCTTCCTCAGATTTTcatcatattttattacaaactcTATACCATAATCAGCATTCTATTTACAATATCATGTGCGCTTGTATTGGAGGAAGATCAGTAGCGTTAAGTGTGACTTCCCTCATCTTGACAAGTTCTCTGTCCATCGTATGTTGTCGTCGCTCCTGCTGTAGCCAATAAAACATCTCGGTTCGATCCAGGTTTATTTTCTCCAGGTAAGGGCGACCCTGAAAAAGTCAAACAAAGTGCCGATACGGTTTACAATTTCTGTAAGAAAAAGGCAATCATAGTAAGGATAAATGTACCAGGGAAGCTTCATTCTAGATTACATAGATTTCAAATAAGAATCCCTCATAGTCAAAGAATTAGCAAAAAACTCACCAATAATTCAGTCAGTTACAGCAAAATAAATCAGAATCGTGACCGTGGTTTTGAAATCTTATATAATATAGCATAAGTCATGACATATTTTATTCcttcgtttcctttttcttagtCGCGTTATATTGGGGTAAACCAAAATGAAGTTACTCCCAAGAATGATTACAATAATTGTCTCTGTGTCAACAACTTGAGAGAAAACCGCATGGAATGGTGACCGAGAGAACAGGAAAAGTCCTAATTAACCAAACCAACCCCAAAACAATTTGGTCAGTTTATCAACCGAACTGActatgtaaattggccactgttaagagtttctaagctgaagtgtcaagtgttagccctttgtgaGAGGGATACTTGAACGCCAAAACAGTTGGTCACAAAAAGAAATGACTAAGTCTTCATGGAATGACTATTTCTGGATCTAAAGTGGGGTTTCACCAGGGTTTAGAAACATGAAAAAGACAAATAGGCAAGAACTGATCTACAGGAAAATCTCCCCTCCAACTCCTTGACCCTTCAAATTGTACATTTCCTTTCATTACACCAATGCACATGgcttattcaaaaaaaaaaacagcatacCTGAAATGTCACAATGTCGCCAAACTGACGTTGAACATCTGTAACCGATCTTTTAATCTGACTCTCAATGCGAGTGAGGCGCTGCCACCCATggaaaataaagtatttcaCGCACATTTCAGCAGTTTTTGTACACTTGTCCCTTCAAATAACTCTCACACAAATGGTTTAATGGCCAGCATGCAGCCTAAGTACACTCTATCATTAAAAAAGGGTGTTTGACGATTTGTTCATTACAAGTTGTTCATGTTGTTCGTATCATACAACTCAGTAAACACCCCAAGCCTGTTCTTCTGTGGGCCAATTTAAGATGTGCAAGAAGAACGTTTGATTGCCCTACCTTATTAAACCAATCCCTTGTCTTGGATTCCTTAATTCGCGAAGCAGATGAACCATTGTTTTCTAAGGAAAAAGTGCCACTTATAAGAAGGaacaactgatttatttcaataaagatGTTACATGTAGGTTTGACTATCAGTAATGACTTGGGCTAAATTTGTTTCCTAATGCCTGAATCTAGAACATAATGTGGATGGCAAACCGCCTTTATCGAAACTTACCTTTGGAAAAGAATCTGTTAGGATCGGAAGCAGTtctttcaaaatcttcaagCTTAGTCATTAAACTCTCACGGTCTAAGATTACCTCTGTAGCAATTTCCCAGAAGGTAATAGcctgaaataataaattttaacagTTTCTGAGTTTCCGCCGATGAAGTGCAACTTAATATCTACATATGTAAAAGCTATATCGTGGCTCTAATCTCGAAGGTAGTTTTTTTGACGCAAGGAACCAAACCTTTGATTGACAATCGAAAGACCATACCATACACGAGTAAATCAAATTTGAAGCAAATGCgacttgtttcaattttttcacattGATCAAGAATGTTCTTGTACCTCTAGAAGATTACTGCTGTAGGGTTCAGCACTGTATTTTATAGCCATGTCTAGTCTCTGTGTATCAGGCATACATAACAATGTCCATAACCTTTCCAGACGATCCTGAGGCGACAATGAACCCacctaacaaaataaaataatcttaATAGACCTACTGCAAAAGGTGTGGGCGATCTTTATATGAATTATCATTTCCCTCAGAGTGACAAACCTCGCTTGTACTAGCCGTTTCTGCACCAGCACTACTAACAGCTTGTGGTATGACACCCACAGAACTTGTGTCCACTCTCTGCCGGTCAGAATTTGACATTGAGCTCACCGACTTTGCACTGCCAACCGAGTGAGACAATGGGGAGGTGGCTGCTCCACCTGTCTGTTTAGTTGATGTGTCTGGCGTAACGATATTAAGACTTTCCTCAAGATTAGCTAGAAGTTCCTCCTCTAAGAAAAcagaagacaataaaaaaatttatctcaaacGGCCTATTCGAAGTTGAACCCAAGCCACTCTACAGGAGAAAGTGAACAGAAACTCAACAGGAATCCA is a window encoding:
- the LOC131773152 gene encoding uncharacterized protein, whose product is MGSALLKKGLWVLIFCILNAELNASQDLEGIFQDYGSKKTQRFPVYHTVKGFDIQLRFSTETCTGQLVEIKSKDTNHFLRLTLLDIGPIRMSYSTPNGKSQLNLAMPLKGGFCDGKRRSLWLSTYRGVVSFGVDKAPPIRFYVALLRELFPSPANIIIGKGLQGCVSGSTVVLRISKTQEYRVGTSSGCTMNKPTTQSPKQMLAQVLENSDKVTKITTKRTTLIRGTMTENEQMWMTNSLKKVATRNPVLPTKAEESTTEVTSLKKDARYTTENQGKATIVESSSALTTEIDLRVSTTATGSTTRQTTSLLSSMVTGTLSTGIGKEKLEKRLSTAAPLVDNKSSKRNETKNGRDTVPTNTVSSRWNISTPVMSTAKPGVCGGVLMSVKGQLMSPGYPIGYPSNTTCIWSIILPSDYHLISFTFHKVYLEEDRNCVYDYIAVCDMLGNEVGQRYCGSITSPILKHVKGNMATVVFRSDSANSKKGFILSYKGRKCHNPSVVDE